DNA from Diabrotica virgifera virgifera chromosome 10, PGI_DIABVI_V3a:
gacttcacccgtcacaagtacatctccgtcacctcctatagaaaacgacaatgtcaataactcttttcctagcgatataggggattgaccaaaacatttaaatctgaaattaacaatattttataaataatcgaccgaattaatatatttataaaattggTGAATGTGTTACATAActggaaaataataaaatccgtatttattgttacgtttgtaaACTGATTTCCACGAAAATTGTTGTTGTTCTAACTTTCGATGTGTATAATGACTGGAAAAATATCAATTGGACATTTATTCAACATGAGCGATCTCCTGAACATATTTCATCAATTGGTACATTAGTCAAGAGAAGTGGTACAGCAGGACAAATTGTAACAttaatgaaaaaaagttgtttagaagaAAAGGAAAATTGGAGAAACGTGCTTCAACGAATAATAGCAAtcattaaatttttgtccaagaaCGGTCCATCCTTTTATGGTTCATCgaccaaattatttacaaaagaaaatgacaTATATACCGTGTGTCgaatttaagatgaagacagccctatattttggctatcaaaataaatacagatttgaagttttgcacagtcatacaggttgaatattcacattttttaagatacttagctcaaatttaaattttgaacgCAGCCTACTGCGACTTCgcaaacagggtaaattttcgatattttcggaaaaagttatttaaaaaagttgttccaaatattattctaaccccgcatattaaattttatgacaaaattcgcacttttagttttctCATTATTTATAGCCAAGACCCTAAAACTTAAAATTGGCTcgccgagatgcatctcgggacagctgAGATGAATTTTAGGGTCCAGACTACGAATACTGAAAAATGTGAATTTTGCCAtgcaatttggtatgtggggttagaataagatttggaagtactttttcaaataactttttacgatatctctaacgcgaagcaaaatatcgaaaatttactttcagctgcgtatcttaaaaaatgtgaacattcCACCTGTatgactgcaaaacttcaaatctgtagttattttgatagccaaaatatagagcttcatcttaaatgcgacacacaatgtttaattgtttaaatataaattttatttattgttaataaaaattttaatttctgatgcaactatatttctattaaataattaattcatttaaaaaaggtattattattattattattaaatcatatttaggggcccgaaaattgtgtagtgcctcgggcctgatttaaaGTAAAATATGCTCTGctgacacttgagcagccaggttgcaaatgggttttttggttAGTGGTACTataatatacctaatacattatgaatacaaaaatgcccgtcacagttcggacgagaattttagttattaacaaataagtgtcaaaaatggcaattttttcgtttaaatcgccacaggtaaaaatagggtaattaaatatctgaTTTATAATATCCTTCTTTTAGAAGATGAGCAAAAGTTTAAAATGGTAGTTTTtcaattttggtccgatcatttgttgcttcagaaatttcaaaataaaactaaaattccgaaaatacaaaatttactataacttttgcgaaaatgacctcAAGACTTTCATATTACATGAAAAgtttgagtcaaacagtccatacaatgcgcaaaaatttttaagacgattcgtcaattagtttaaattttattcaatttgcttattccaaagagttttttgcagagatttttgcaaggttattgttcagaaaataataatgatatagcaattctgttgAAACCgcgtgaaagaagaatagttatgttttcaaagtaggtatataaaaaaaattattaaaaagtcattcttatcattccgaaaacattttactaaagtagagacATTTTTGGcgtataaacaatttgaataactttgttaatattgactctagactaaaactactttgggatttgaaaagctggtatttttacacgaattttaaattttttgtctaggctaattacagtcaaagttagccactttttttatttaattcacagctactttgtttataacaattaagcaaccttaATAGCACCactttgaagttcaaggtatatagtttatgtgtaaaagtttgagtaaactttgaacttcaacaaagtgctttaaaaatgacgtcctaacggaatcgattcgtggtcggtgaaggggaattattaaaatatgtgcactcaaaaaatgaaattgattcttcaaacatatgctgcgattaaaatctccggagcttgttgatggattttgatcataatttttttaatttgtatatacacatatccccacctaacattacaaaatgttaggggagactccccttatcactcagggatatgaaaaatagattgcGACCGATTCTAAggcctaccgaatatacatatataatttcagaaaaatcggtcaagcggtctcggaggagtactgcaactaacactgtgacaggagaattttatagatgtaaatatatagatggctattaaaaataggagttggtgataaaagagtgaaaattaagggttgtatgtattttttaattctacaccatacaaaattaaggtagataattttgtccaaaaaaataaaaataaaatgtcaggagggcaaccccccttataatttatgggtatgaaaaatagagtaaaacctattctcagtcctaggtgtaaaatttcataaaaatcggtcaagccgtttcggaggagtatggtaactaatCGTTGTGTTAGAATAACAAGGTTCTATctgcaaattttttaaaattgagaTTTTTATGTAACTTGGTTCTATTTTATGTTCTTTACCTTAATATGATCCTAGCACCGACATCTATTAACAGTTGGCTAAAATACGTAAGTTACAAGGTTCTATCTCAGAGAATTTTAAATGTTGATAAGTTAACAAGCTTCTAACTGACATAAAAAACAGTCAACTAAGTACACAAGTTCCTATCTGCAAGAACTAAAAGTGTTTATAAGTTAATAATAAGACTTTATTAAACAACTAGAAGTTGTTTTATTGTATACTAATTGTCAAACAAAGGTATGTGTGGAAAATAGAACTTGATTAAATAAGTTTAATTCATTTCTCAAATCAGAACTCCTTTGTATTAACTATTGAAGTAACCTTTTactgttaataaaaatatatgaatttttttaaaaatttacattgTTAACACATAAAAGTGGCGAcaatagtaaaataaatatataacatAGAAACTTTAAACAGTCATAACTAAAAATGGCACCTGAGGCAGTTAGAACCTTGTTATTCTGACACAACGTAATACTTTTATatgagaattttatgtatatagaagtaactgtgaattaaataataaaaacggatAACTTTGACCCCAATTAAAGGCaaacagttttttttgaaaattcatgtaaaaataccggcttttgaaatcccaaagtagatttactctatagtcaatattaacaaagatATTCacattgtttttaagccaaaaatgactactTTAGTAAACTGTTTTCGGGATGATAAAActgactttttattaatttttttaaatgctttgaaaATACAAGTGCTCTTCTTTTATGTGGTTTCCACATAATTGacatatcattattattttctgaacaataacattgcaaaaaaagctctttgagataaacaaattgaataaaatttaaactaattgacgaatcgtcttgaaattttttgtacaTGATACGTACTGGTTGTCTCAACTTTttatgcaatatcaaagtctatCAAAGTCTGCAAGTATcaaagaccgagaacacgtagcagtgaagtaggcggatcctcaatgccaattttaggtctctgtatagaaggatgtccaaggtctACATAagaccttggacatccttctaaaagcggctctgacCTGCTCTATCTTatatctaatttcgccgtgagcattacaatttaattgatatccaaggtaaacaatttgatcaacttgctcaagtttggtattatttacatatatagacggttttatatgctgctgtttacttattacgagtattttggttttccctatgttcagatccagacctgcttcTTCACAGCTCTCAACAACACTGTCAAGtaatgtttgcagatcttcttgagtagaagctaggagtactgtgtcgtccgcatatcgcTACTTTCCGGAAAGACCGTCGCAACTCTGAAATATCTGTTTTTCGTTTTGTTACAGTTTTGAACACAGAATTTCTCAATCTATTACCAAAAAAATCGTCACaaccatagtccaaaaaataatCACACGGCGCCACTGTTACGAATTGTCACTGTTCTGAATTTCCCCTCCATTACCATTCAAGACTGACTCACTTCAGTCACGACGTTGTAATTGCAGCGATCCGGTTTGTTTTTCAGTCAAGAACGTCTTGATATAAGAGGTGTCGTCTGTGTTTATTAACTATTTCAAGAAATATCGTCATATCTTTTATTTGTGCCAGTTGTCTGGGCAAAGGTAAGTAGATAGTTTTTTAAAGTTACAAGTAACATCGTCACATTTTAAGTTACGCCTGTCTTCAAGGTAATTGTGAATATTTTAATGTATCGTAATTTCAGAGATAacgatcataatttaaaaaattacggTTTGGCTtgtaaaaactaaaatattttagGTTTCTTGtattataatttttgaattattatgATTGAGACGTTTTTTCCTGAAATAAAGAGTTAGATGTAAGGTCTGCTAAATATCAGATTTCGAGTTAGAACGTTCTTTCTTGAATAAACATTAACATTTGTTAGAAATAAATGTTACGGCGGCCGTATTCAGTTATAAATGCGTGCATTTCTGGAAATACTTTGTGAAtttaaattaagttttttttccTTTCAGACATACAATGGAAACTAAGCAAAACAGAAATTCACTGATAATGAAGCTTACAAAGAAAAATGTAGAAATTCATAACATTGATAAGCCAATGTGGgcaattcaaaaatttttaaaggaatcaGAAGATCACCTtagtttaaaaggtattgtagTTTATATTTTCTATTCCTATTGTGCCTTGtacacaaaaatatattttttagaatgtATCCAAGATGTTAATAAAGCTGATGCAGAACAACAAGCTATCTTGGAATCATGTGTAGTATCATCTTTAAATACAACAGAGAACAGAACCATGGGAGAAACATCAGAAAAAACTTATACCGAATTATCCACATTACAAGGTAAAATACTCCTGTGTCCTTTAAAATACTActttaaagaatatttttatattttccagATAATGAATATAACGTAAATCAGTACGATTTATTTCCGTCTAGTGTATCTCAGACATCGAACCATAATGAGAAAGATGTAATAACCGCTTCAAAATGTGAAACAAATCTCATCGAAATAGAAGACAATCAGATGGTTGAATGTCAaggtatattgttttatttttgtttatttttgtgttattCAATTTTATGTACATTTCAGTTACAAATCCTTCAACGTCCAGTATACCTGCTGTTACCCAGCCGTCAAATCATGATTGTTCCCGTTCTTCGAGTTCATCCAGTGTTTTAAGTTCATCCAGTGTTAGCAGCCACTTCAGTAGTTCTGAACCATTTGGCTCAGGAAAATCAGATATTGATCCAGAATATGATGTAAGCGCAGACGTCGCGTCAGATTCTTCCGATTCGGGTGATGAAAACGACACAGCAAAACTGGTGGTTAATAGGAAAGAAGATCAAACAGTATTACTCGAGAAACAAAAAGAGGATGATTCAACAAAACAAAGAGGAAGAAAGAGAACATTTAATGAGGCCAACTGGAAAAAAAATGTGACTCGACGCTTAAGAAACAGTGGAAAAAGTTACACATCAGTAAAAATTGCCAAACTGGCAGATGgaactaaaataaaaacacaaataactAGAGATGCAAAAAAAGTGTTACAACCTTGTACTGAAAAATGTAGGCTAAAATGTAAGGAAAAAATCATGGAAGAACAACGACTAGTAATTTTTAACGAATATTGGAACCTAGCAGATCTACAAAGGCAAAGGGATTTTATTGCATCATCATTGAGTCCCGTAGCAAAATCAAAGTACAGTATTGCTAAACGCAGTCTAAATAATGCGTATTATTTTCATGTACTTGAAAGGAAACACCGtgtttgtaaaactttttttatgTCTACCTTAGGAATCACTTCAAGGACTATAAGAACAGTATCTGAAAAACAAAAGCAAAAACAAACTCACGGTATTATTGCAAACGAAGCAAGAGGAAAACACAAAAAACACAAAACTAGGGACCATGATATTTTGCAAGCAATAATGGTTCACATTCAATCAATACCCCGGGTTGAGAGCCACTACTGCCGTGCACGGACCCAAAAAGAATATATAGAGGGAACGAGGACAATAGCCGAATTGTACAGGGATTATAAAGaattatgtgaaaataaaaaagtacaaTGTGCTACATACCGTACATACTACGATGTATTTACAAAGCAGTTTAATATAGAtttttattttccaaaaaaaGATCAATGTGATCTATGCCTAGAGTTTCGAAACGCTTCTGAACAAGCTAAAGAGTTGATAAGACACAGGTATGAGACCCACTTGCAGGAAAAAGATCTTTCAAGAATAGAAAGGGAAAACGATAAAAAAACTGGAAAGTACATAGTAACTTTTGATTTGCAAGCTACCTTACCATGTCCCACTGGCAATGCATCCTCCTTCTACTATATTTCGAAACTGAATACGTATAATTTAACTTTTGCCAGTTTCCCTGACAAAGACGTGTCGTGTTACGTTTGGCACGAGGGGGAAGCTAAAAGAGGTGCAAATGAGATTGGATCTTGTATATggcattttttaaatgaaataaatcaaaaaggtATCAACGACTCAAAAATGATAGATATTATTTTCTATACTGATAATTGCACAGGGCAGAACAAAAACAGATTTCTTTTCGGTCTATATTCATTTGCTGTACACACATTGAGCAACATAAACGTTATCACACATAAATATTTAATAAGAGGCCACACTCAAAATGATGCTGATAACGTTCATTCGGTAATAGAGCGACAAATAACACGATACAAAAAGGCTGCAGCTATTTATGTACCAGAACAGTACATTACACTTATCCGACAAGCGAAAAAAACAGGCCAACCTTACAAGGTTCACGAGTTTAGCCATGATGATTTTCTGGACATTAAAGATTTAACAGCTAGCATGGGCATGAAAGAAATTTATAAGACTTCAAATGGGGAAAACGTAAAAATCTCTGATATTAAGGTATTTGAGGTCAGAAAAGACACACCTGCCAATTTCTTTTGTAAAATATCCTACGCAGAAGATAATTTTTTGAACATTAATATGCTTTGTAGAAGATCAAATTGGAATTTGCAGAATttacactttaaaaaattatacaatAGGAAACTTGAAATATCTGATAAAAAGAAGCAGGGAATTATATcactaatggaaaaaaatataatcCCAAGTTTCTACCACACTTTCTATTTAAACCTTTAATTAGAtcacatttttttcgaatatatttaccgtttaagtttttttttgtgtcatttaaatgagtttgatttttattattgtttaactttattttttggttCACGTAGTAAGAATTACAATTAAGTTTAGGttgatttattagttttcttaagTAGTAATAGTAAtatgtttgtactttatttaaaataataaacgtTTTTTACTAAATATAGACTAAGTATTTTTATTACTTCAGTAGGTATAACTTAAAAAGAACATAATATTTTTTGGGAAAGACCGTCACATTTAGCTATTATCCTGCCAATCCTTATAAACTAAAAA
Protein-coding regions in this window:
- the LOC126893399 gene encoding uncharacterized protein LOC126893399, which gives rise to METKQNRNSLIMKLTKKNVEIHNIDKPMWAIQKFLKESEDHLSLKECIQDVNKADAEQQAILESCVVSSLNTTENRTMGETSEKTYTELSTLQDNEYNVNQYDLFPSSVSQTSNHNEKDVITASKCETNLIEIEDNQMVECQVTNPSTSSIPAVTQPSNHDCSRSSSSSSVLSSSSVSSHFSSSEPFGSGKSDIDPEYDVSADVASDSSDSGDENDTAKLVVNRKEDQTVLLEKQKEDDSTKQRGRKRTFNEANWKKNVTRRLRNSGKSYTSVKIAKLADGTKIKTQITRDAKKVLQPCTEKCRLKCKEKIMEEQRLVIFNEYWNLADLQRQRDFIASSLSPVAKSKYSIAKRSLNNAYYFHVLERKHRVCKTFFMSTLGITSRTIRTVSEKQKQKQTHGIIANEARGKHKKHKTRDHDILQAIMVHIQSIPRVESHYCRARTQKEYIEGTRTIAELYRDYKELCENKKVQCATYRTYYDVFTKQFNIDFYFPKKDQCDLCLEFRNASEQAKELIRHRYETHLQEKDLSRIERENDKKTGKYIVTFDLQATLPCPTGNASSFYYISKLNTYNLTFASFPDKDVSCYVWHEGEAKRGANEIGSCIWHFLNEINQKGINDSKMIDIIFYTDNCTGQNKNRFLFGLYSFAVHTLSNINVITHKYLIRGHTQNDADNVHSVIERQITRYKKAAAIYVPEQYITLIRQAKKTGQPYKVHEFSHDDFLDIKDLTASMGMKEIYKTSNGENVKISDIKVFEVRKDTPANFFCKISYAEDNFLNINMLCRRSNWNLQNLHFKKLYNRKLEISDKKKQGIISLMEKNIIPSFYHTFYLNL